A segment of the Neochlamydia sp. S13 genome:
CCGGCAAAGTTTATGAAACAATTTTGCTGCGAGAATCCTATAGAGAAGGCAAAACCGTCAAAAAACGCACGGTGGGTAATCTATCCAATTGCACACCTGAAGAAATTGCTGCTATCGAGTTAGCTTTAAAACATAAAGGTAATCTCCAAGCTTTAACCTCGTGTAATGGAGCCACAATGCAAGAGGGATTATCTGTCGGTGGTGTATGGGTGATATACCAAATGGCTAAACGTTTAGGAATTGTGGATGCACTTGGCAATAGCCGAGAAGGTCAGCTCGCGTTGTGGCAAGTGGTAGCACGCGTATTGGAGCAAGGCTCAAGACTTTCTGCCGTCAGGCTGGCAGAAACATATGCCATTGCTCCTGTAATTGACTTGCAAAAAGGCTTTAACGAAGAAGATCTTTATAAGAATCTTTTGTGGTTATGCCAAAGCCAAGCCTCTATCGAAGATCGATTGTTTACTAAAAGTTTTTGCAAGAAACCTCCTCACTTATTTTTGTATGATGTCACTAGCTCGTATTTAGAAGGCGAGAAAAACGAGCTTGCCGATTGGGGTTACAACCGAGACAAAAAGAAAGGTAAGAAGCAAATTGTGATAGGCTTGCTAAGTTCAGCCGATGGCACACCCGTATCAACGGAAGTGTTTAAAGGCAATACGCAAGATACTTCTACCTTTCATGCTCAGATCAAAAAAGCTAAAGAGCGCTTTAAATGCGAGAAAGTCACTTTTGTAGGCGATAGAGGGATGATTAAAAGCGGGCAGATCGAAAATTTACAAGAGCATGGTTTTCATTATATTACCGCTATGACAAAAGCTCAAATAGAGACCTTAATGAAAAAAGGTGTGATCGAATATACGCTATTTGATAAAAACTTGGCTGAAGTCAAAGAAGATGGGATAAGATATATTCTTAAACGCAATCCTGTGCGCGCCCAGGAAATCGCCCATTCTCGTCTCAGCAAGCTAGCTAGCATAGAAAAATTGGTCGCTATGCAAAATGCCTATCTACATGCACATCCCAAAGCGCAGGTAGAAGTAGCGCTGAAAAAAATTAAAGCTAAAATCGAGCGTTTAGCGCTTAAGACTTACGTGACAGTTAGCGCACAAGATAGAAGCTTATCTGTATGCCTCAATCAAGAAATGCTAGCTGAGGATGCTAAGCTAGATGGTTGCTATGTGATTAAAACCGATCTTGCTTGCGACGAAGTGAGCATGCAAGAAGTACATGATCGTTATAAAGATTTAGCTAGGGTAGAATCAGCTTTTAGAACAGTAAAAAGCGATCTTGAGATACGGCCAGTCTATGTACGTTCAGAAGAAAGTACAAGGGGCCATGTTTTGGTGGTAATGTTAGCCTACATGATTATCAGAGAGCTTGATAAAGCCTGGAAGGACCTTTATTTAACAGTAGAAGAGGGCTTACGCAGTTTATCTACTTTAACGCTAATAGAATGGACAGTAAATGATGGCTTAAGTTTTCAGCAAATCCCCGAACCACGCCATCAAAACAGACAAATGCTTGAAGCCTTAAAAGTAGAGTTACCAAAAGTTTTACCAAAGAATCATGCGCATGTAGTCACTAGGAAGAAGCGCCGATAATTCACTTAAATGATTAATAATCAATAACTTGATTGCTACCGATTGTTTCTAAAAAAGTGGAACTTCCGTTATAGTTTACAGGCTAAGAAGTTTTAACTTAGCTTCCTTTTCAATGCAGCTCCTTCCTTTAATAAGCAACGTAGCTTACTAGGATCCGAAGTGGGAGGAAAACAGCGTTGTTGATAACAGACAAAGGCAGTGCCTGGGTCGCCTTCCTTATCTTTGTTTATAGGTAACTCTTGAGAGCTTTTATCAACCAAAGCCACAACTTTGTGAGGAAGGTATTCACTATAAATTACAGCAAGCAAGTCGCGAATTTTTTTATCTTGTGCATCTCCAAGCAGGACAATTTGCTGCATTGAAGAAAGATAGCAATCAACCGCACATAGCATGGTACCATACCATTTAGGGGCTTGCTGCATTGCCGTTGCATGCAAAGAAAGAATCTGCTCAGCCATCTGATTATATTCCCCATATTCATAATAGCTACCTAATCGAAGAAGAGCTAGGGCTGCATGAGCATTGCCAGCAGGAGTAGCATCATCATTAAAGACTTTTTTACGAACTAAAAGCGAGCCATGTTCTAGGGAGGATGCAAAAAAAGCTTTATCTTTAGGGTCCCAGAAAAGCACTTTCATTTTTTCCATCATGTTTTGAGCCCTTTCCAGCCAATTTATATTGAAATCACATTCATAAAGATCTAGAAGGGCTAAAATATAGTTAGCATAATCTTCCAAAAAGCCTGGCGTAGATCCTAAAGATCTTCGCCATAAATGATACAATCGACCTTCCTGAATCATATTATTTTCAATAAATTGTGCTGCTTGTTGAGCGGCCTCCAAGTATAAGGATTCTCCTGTGATTTGGTAGGCTTTAGCTAGGCTAGAAATCAACAAAGCATTCCAGTCAACCAGAATCTTATCATCTAAGCCAGGCCTGATACGTTTATTGCGCTTTTCCAAAAGTATTTGACGATCTAAAGCCAATTTTTCTTGTTCTTGCAATGAAAGAGCTCCTAAAGGCGTAAGAAGATGTAAAACATTTCTTCCTTCAAAATTTCCTTCCTTTGTTATCCCGTACACATGGCAAAAGAGTTGAGGATCTTGTAAGCTCTCCTCTATTTCAGCAAGAGACCAAAGATAAAATTTTCCTTCCTCCCCTTCTGAATCTGCATCCTCAGCGGAATAAAAGCCCCCTAAAGGATCGCGCATATCCCTTAATAAATATTGCAAAGTATGCAAAGCAACATCAAGAAAGCTTTTTTGCCTAGTAAGCTGATAGGCTTCCAAATATAAGCGGCTTAAAAGAGCGTTATCATAAAGCATCTTCTCAAAGTGAGGAATTAACCACTTCTCATCGACAGAATAGCGATGAAAGCCCCCTCCTAGCTGATCGTAAATGCCCCCTCGTGCCATTTGCTCAAGAGTATGGGTTATCATTTTTAAATTTTCTGGCTGCTCGTGGTGATGATATTGATGCAGGAGGGCAAAAAGCACTCCAGTCTGAGGAAACTTAGGAGCTTTTCCAAAACCACCCCAGTCAGAATCGTAATCCTTTTGGCAGTCTTCTACAAGCCGTTCGAGAAGTTTCTCTGAAAGAGAACCATGAAATTGTTGATGTTGGCTCTCTTCTTCCCATAAATATTGAAAAACTTTTTCCGAGGAAGCAGCAAGTTTAGTGCGATTGTGTTTCCATTGCTGGATGATTTCCTGTAGCAAGGAGCGAAAGCCTGGCATCCCATAGCGGGAAGTAGGAGGAAAGTAGGTGCCTGCTAAAAAGGGTTTTAAATCAGGCGTCATGAAAATAGACATGGGCCACCCCCCATGTCCTGTCATTGCTTGCACACAAGACATATAAAGACGATCTAGATCCGGCCGCTCTTCCCGATCTACTTTAATGTTGATAAAATGCTTATTTAATAGTTCTGCAATCTCTTTATCTTCAAATGATTCTTTTTCCATTACATGACACCAATGGCAGGCCGAATAGCCAATAGATAAGAAGATCGGCTTGCCTTCATGGTAGGCTTTTTCTAAAGCCTCTTTGCCCCAGGGATACCAATCGACAGGGTTGTATTGATGCTGAAGAAGATAGGGGCTTAAAGAAGAAGCGAGATGATTGAGCGTTTTGGACATTTTCACCTCCTAGTAGATAGTTGAAACTCCTTATGAATAACTTTAAATCTACGTACAAAAAAAGAGAACCTTAAAATTTGGAAGAAAGTCTGTAGGCAAAGCTATTTCTCCAGGCTTAAATGCTCGATAAGCCATTGACTAAAAGCTTTTGCTTCTTGATTTTTCCCCATCCATCTTGCACGATTAAACATGGTGAGTGCCATTATTAAGGTATGATGCTGTCCAGCGCGATCCCCACTTTTTTTGAACTTATTATAATTGCGAGTAAGTACTCTAAGGCTTTTTTGAACAGATAGGGAATCTTTAAAGCCTAGCCGATTGGCAAAGTTCTTTGAATAAGCATTCATGAAGAACTGGCTAGAAGTATATAAGTCAAAATATCCTTTAATTAATCCTTCTTTTTGTAACAAAGAACCTATATAGGTCGGCCTAGCTCCTGTTAAACGGGCAATCTCATCAACCTCAGTAACCCCCTTTAGAAATAGAGCAATAATTTGCTCTTTCTTTGATTGAGGAGGGGATGGGGAATCGGGAGAAATTTGCATTTTTACCTCTCATATTGCTTTAAACAACCAGAAAGTAGCTAATAGCTTAGCTAAAAGGTTAAAAGATGTGAGCTTATATAATCTAGTTATTTATAAGCTTGAGAATCTTTCTATCTACCTGTAACAAAAGAAAATACCTTTAGAGGCTGCTTTGAAAAAGCTCCTATAAGCTAAATGAATAAAATATCTAAGAGAAGAGCCCTGCTGTCTCTTAGCAAGAGAAAATAAAAGATTGTTAGGATGTGGCCGCACAGTTTATCTTGCATCCACCCAAATGTAAGGCTTTAACAGAAATCTTAAGCTTTTTAGTTTATCCATTTTTTAAAGGATCCTAAGGGTTAACAAAAAATTCCTACAAGAGGATTGCTTGCTAAGGAAACGGTATATATGTCACACTTAAGCTTTCCTAAGATTTTGAAATATCTATCCTTGCTTTTTTAGATAAACTAGTTGACGCTTTTATCACAAATCTGTTTGTGGACAGGAAAAGCAAAGAAAAGCAAAAGGAGTAAAAAGATCTTTCTAATGGCATTTATACCTCAAGAGCAAAACCATCAGATACTTTTGGCATTTTGGAAAAGCTTAAAGAACATTACAGAGCTCACATTTATTTCTCGAACATACTCGAACGATGAAAAAGGATGGAATGGCCAAGGACGAGGAGAAGTGAAAGTAACAAAGAAAAGCCATACCCTACTAATCTTTGATGAAAGGGGAACGTGGCATAATCAGCAAGGAATGCAGTTTAATTTTTACAATGTATTTCAATGGGGATTAGACCTTAAAGCTTGCAAAATCTCTTTAGAACATTTGCGACAAGGAGCAAACCGGCCAATCTTCCTCCTTCATTTAGTTCCTTCTAATCCACACCTTTTATCTTCTTTAAATTCCTACTTTTGTAAACAAGATATTTATTCTGGTAAGGTCTATTTTAAACCTTTTAGCTTCCAGTTAACCTGGAGAATAAAGGGACCGTACAAAAACGAGCAAATCGATTATTCCTATTTCTAATCGCTTATTTAAATAAGAAACAAGTAATAAGCTTTTTTCTAACATGCGTTTTTCTTAGATTAAAAACCCTCAAAGAAAAAGGGCCTTTGCTAGGACAGAGAGAAAATTGACTTATCTTTCCTAGCAGCTGTAATCACCTAGATAAAAAAGATTTTTTTGCCTTTTTCTTTTCTTTATGAAATTTCTTACACGCTACCTTAGCCACGCTGGAAGCTAAAAAAATTTTCTAGCCATCTTTAGCTTAAAGAATTCTTAGTTGGATGTTTATTCAAATGTAGGCTACTTTAAGTCAACAAATGGAGTTCAACCGACTATGATTAGTTCTTACCTTCCAACTATTACTCCCTGCCAACGTTCATGGATTGCAGCTTATACCGATATCGGCCAGGTAGCCCTTCCTGTCATCTCAGGCGGCTATACTCTCTTCAAAAAAGATTACAAAGGTTTTGGATGGCTTGCTCTTTCCACCCTCATTACTCAGATTTGTTTGGAAATTTTAAAAAGAATCGTTCCTGAAAAACGGCCGACGGGAAGCAGTCGCTCTTTTCCCTCGGGCAACACAGCTGCAGCTTTTTTAGGCCCTGCCTTTTTGGTCATAAGATATGGCCGTTCGATCCTCTCTCCAGCTGTTGCATTTTCTTATCTTGCCGCTATAGGAGTAGCAATCGGCCGCGTGCTCATAAAAGTTCATTGGCCTCACGATGTGTTAGCAGGAGCTGCTTTAGCTAGCAGTATCAGCTATCTAACAATTCCCAGGCTTTAAAATCTTTCTTCAACGATTGATCAAATAATGCCAACAGCTAGCTTTTTAATTATACGGCCTAAATAATCTCTGTTTAGATAGATTAAAAGTGCATTAATCCTTATTGCCAGCTCTTCCTTTATAAACATACCCTTTATTAAGTATATGTTTGCATGAAGAGCTGCTCAAAGGCCTATCATTTTAAATTTATTTGTAGACAGGAAAAAGAAGCTTCTATTTACCGCAATAATGTTAATTTCTCTTTTATCTTTTAACTAAAAATTTTAGAGTGTTGGCTTTGCATTTTAACAAAAGTTAGGCAAACTTATTACTTTTTGCTTAAGGAAAAATTCTTTATATTCACCTTGCCTCAGCGACCCTAACGTATCCCTACATATCTTGCAGGGATACGTTAATTGAATCTGTAAAAATTCTTGCTACTCTATTAAATTTTATAATAGAGGGTTAGAAACCCCTAGTCAATTTAATATATTTTTTTACTGTTCTTTAAAAACTCTATTTACAACATTGCTTTAGTGTTTTCCATTGAAAAAGCTGATAGACAGCAGCTCCTCCCACAAGAGCATAAATTAATCTTGCTATTGCAGGGAATTGACCAAAGATAAACTCAACCAAATTAAAGTCGAATAACCCTACTAAACCCCAATTAAGACCTCCAACTGCTAGTAAAATTGCTGTAACAATGTCTAATGTTTTCATATTCTCTCCTTAGGTTAAGGTTTAAGCTCGTAAATCAACTTATATATTTGCTATTATAAATTCACCATTTTTTTATAAGGACGAACATATTTTTTTGCTTGATCTCCCCTGATCTTAAGGTGCTTTTTGCTTTCCTCTTCGCTTAGATTAAAGCTTAAGAATAAAATGAGTCTTTAATAATCCTCAAAAATTGCTCTCTATTTACAAAAGACTATAGGTTGGCAAGGAAATAGACAAATCAGCTTTAACAAGAGGTTTTAAGATAGCTGGTTAGACCTAGAAGTGTTCTCTACCAAACGTATGTTATTAGATTTTATATAAAGAGAAGCGCTAGCACCTTCCTTAAATTCTTTTGAGAACCACTTAAGAAAAAAGTGCTCTTCGGAAAGAATTTTTCTATAGCTATATCCGCCGTTTGAAGAAGCTAGAGGCAAACTTTAAGCAAAACCAAATAAGCATTTTTATATAAAAGAAAACAATCAATAAGCTTATTCAGAAGATGAGGAATCACCCACATTTCGTGCAAACAGTGCCTAGGAGCAGGCAAATATACAAAATAAGAAAAGTTCGGTTGTACAAATAAATAGCCTCCTGCATTTTAGACATAGATGCAGCCAAGAAAATCATAGAAAAATTGTACATTCGTTTCGACAGGAGTTAGCGCAGAAAAAATGAAATAAATTGAAAAAAGCGCTGTTAATCTCTAAACCCCCTCTTCTTTGACTATTTATCTTTCTTACCTATTATCATTTTTTGCCATTCGCTTGCCTTTAATCGATATAAGACATGTCTTCTTAGCCAGTGGCCTTCTGAAATCCTGGGATGATTGAAGTCTTCAGCTGGATGGTAATGCATTCCAATTTTTCTCATCACGGCCATAGAACGACGATTTTGAGCAGCTGTAAATGAAACAATCTCTGCAAGCTTTAATATTTCAAAAGCATATTTAAGGCATGCCTCTGCGCCTTCTGTAGCGTATCCCCTGCCCCAAGACTCATAAGCTAATCTCCATCCTACTTCTGTACATGGAGCAAAATGAAGAGGAAAAGTAGGTTTATCCACTGTATTCAGACCTATAAACCCAATAAACTTCTGGGTATCTAGGCGAGAAACAGCCCAGCATCCCCAACCTTCTGTCTCAATCTTAGCTTGCATACGCTTTGCCATTTGATCGCTTTCTTCCTTGTTTAGCCTATAAGGAAAATACTCCATCACACGCTCATCGCCATTGAGTTGAGCAAAAGGCTCTAAATCATTTTCTATCCAAGAACGTAGAATAAGGCGTTTTGTTTGAATTACTATTTTGTTTGCCATATATTTTTCTTAATCGCTTTTAGATTATTTTTTGAAACCCATCTCTCTATCTAGCCCTTTAGATAGGACATGTTTCCTCATTTTTCCTTAAGGTTGAAAGAGAGAGATATACCTTTGAACGTTTTTTAGTATAGTAGGATCATCTATAATTTTCTTCTATTTATAGATTTATATTGCTATATGTTGGAAATATATATATAATTTTCTATTAAACTAATTAATTATTTATACTTTCAAAGAGGACAATAAAATGCCCAATAATGTTGGATTTTTTACAGCCATTGAATATGGGCAGAAAGCCAAGACGCGTACCCAGTCAATACTAGAAAAAGTTGACAATTATTTTTATTTTAGTGGAAAGAAGGCTCAAGTAATTCAAGGCAAAACTAAGAACGGAACAGTAAGAACAATATTGTTAAGGGGAAATTCATCATTATTGGCGAGAGTGGGAAAAGTTGCCTCTTATTTTACTATTGTTATTCCCTTGTTGATGCTAATCGCCAAAGCTATACTGCGCTCCACCCACCATTTTCGGTTGATCAATCCTAAGAAGAAATTGGAAAAAGGCATAAATATCTCTGAGCACACAATTTCAAAAATTCAACACCTTATGCCAAAAATTTTATTTCGGAAAGACGATAATGAGATCGAGTGGTTATCTACTAGCAATAATTTAGTATTCAAATTAAGAGAAAGCCCCCAGCTAGTATTTAAAACCACCTACTCAGCATGGGGCGTAGATGGTAAAGGCAAGCTTCCTATAATGTTCGATGGTCAAATGGATCGGCGTTTTAAGAATATGATTAAAGCCAAAGAAGTATGCCTTGCCCGTGAACTAGGGCTTCTTGTCATCCCGCAGGCAAAAAAGTTTACGGTTAATGTACAAGATAATAAGTATGTATTTATTGCAGAAGAAAGCCTGGATGTAAATGCGGATGAAAGCTCGCAAGAACATCTTTATTATACTTACTCAAAAGAGCTCAATGAGACAATCCGACAACTGGCCATATTCATTGCAAAAACGGGTTTTAATGATATCTCTTGGCGGAATATTCCACTTTTAAACGAAGCTGCAGATTATGATGGGCCAAGACGTGTGGGCCTTATAGATGTTGAATATATGAAAAATGTGGTTGATGGCTTTAAAGGGGATAATAGAAGCCGAGGATTAATAAAATGCGCAACAACAGAAAGCCAGATAGATGCCATTATTGATGAAGCATACAAGCAGAGTGGTGCTCTTACATCCGAAGAAGCACAGACTCTCAAAAACCAAAGGCTTGATGAACTTGAATTTGAGAATAAATTACGACACTTCTATGAACAAAATGGCATAAAGACAGGTAGAGAACCTATTCAAGTTGATATAAATTCATTAGGTTTAGATTTAACTGAAGAGGGACAAGCTACCTTTCTTACAGTTAAAAAAGGTAAAATAAAATCGAAAGAACAGACATTGACTTTGAAAAAGGCTGTAGAAGATGTGATATCCCAAATTAATAAGCTTATTCAAGATACACCCGAACAAGCCTCTTTAAGAGGAAAAAGATATGTTTTCCTAAATACCAGCCATCCTCCTCTCCAACAGTATAATCTCTTAAGACTCCCTACAGAGAAATTTACTTTAAATAAAGAAGATGTGAAGAAAATTTGGGTGCGTCAAATTATTCAGGCCCTTTTGGAAAAAGGCCATTTATTTAAATTGGTTATAGTCAATAGTCAGCAATTTTTCATTCAAGCATAATTCTAGGATTCTCGCGCAATGACTCTTAAAGCTTTAAGTCAAATGACTTCCCTTAAAAGTCATTTGATAAGAAATTTTAATTTAAATGAATAGCCCCCTTTTCAGGCAGGCTTATCTGTTTACATTCTTTTAAAAATCTGTAGATAGCACTTATTGAGAGTACACCTCGCCTTTTTCTATCGCCAAATAAAACTAGTAATTGAGCGAGGAAAAAATGCCGAGAAAGGATGAAGCCATGCTTGTAGCCCCTTTTCATCATTTCGTTTTTTGCGTCTTACCGAAAAAATCGAGAAATTTGGGCCCTTCCGACCTCCCTCTATGGCTAAAGCTATTAGATTATTAAAGATCTATAGCAAAATGGCATTTTAGTAGGCTTCAGCTTAGAACAGTGGGGACCCTATAGAGCGCCTTTCCTTCAGCGATAGCATAAGATTAAAAAAAGTGAGGCAACCTAGGCTTAAAGGAATAAGGCTAAGGGAATGATGAACCAACGTATTCTCCGCTTCTATTCAACCTCTATGCTTAATATAAGAAGACACTAAAGGTAAAATCCTACAAAGCTTTTTTCATACTTTATGGGTTATTATAGAAAGTATATTGTACCATCCATCATTCTTAGTTGCAAAGAGACCTTGTTGCGTAAATGATCTAATAGCTCGTCTATTTAAGGCATAGCCTTATCTAGGCCTATCAACTAAGTTAGCACCCATTGCCCTTTAGGCATTCCAGGTTTTGTCATCTTATTCATAATCAAGAATTTGGCATATAATTCTGCTTGTTGATTGGCTAATTTCCTAGAGAGAAAGTCTCCTCCCAAGCTTCTTTTAAAGCGATACATCGCCGTTTCGGCAAGCGATCTTCTGCGATAGCCGCAAGGCTTCTTTCAAAGCTGCCTGGCCTTCTCATCTCCTCCAAAGCCTTGAATGATTTTTTATAACATCATTTCTTTTTTCATCCAGAGTTTGTCTGTCTCTTGGCTTAGTCTTCCTCCTCTTCTTGGAGGCACTAAAGGATCTATACCGTGGATATAAGATGAT
Coding sequences within it:
- a CDS encoding IS1634 family transposase, with product MHIVKSKFKSAAGKVYETILLRESYREGKTVKKRTVGNLSNCTPEEIAAIELALKHKGNLQALTSCNGATMQEGLSVGGVWVIYQMAKRLGIVDALGNSREGQLALWQVVARVLEQGSRLSAVRLAETYAIAPVIDLQKGFNEEDLYKNLLWLCQSQASIEDRLFTKSFCKKPPHLFLYDVTSSYLEGEKNELADWGYNRDKKKGKKQIVIGLLSSADGTPVSTEVFKGNTQDTSTFHAQIKKAKERFKCEKVTFVGDRGMIKSGQIENLQEHGFHYITAMTKAQIETLMKKGVIEYTLFDKNLAEVKEDGIRYILKRNPVRAQEIAHSRLSKLASIEKLVAMQNAYLHAHPKAQVEVALKKIKAKIERLALKTYVTVSAQDRSLSVCLNQEMLAEDAKLDGCYVIKTDLACDEVSMQEVHDRYKDLARVESAFRTVKSDLEIRPVYVRSEESTRGHVLVVMLAYMIIRELDKAWKDLYLTVEEGLRSLSTLTLIEWTVNDGLSFQQIPEPRHQNRQMLEALKVELPKVLPKNHAHVVTRKKRR
- a CDS encoding thioredoxin domain-containing protein, whose translation is MSKTLNHLASSLSPYLLQHQYNPVDWYPWGKEALEKAYHEGKPIFLSIGYSACHWCHVMEKESFEDKEIAELLNKHFINIKVDREERPDLDRLYMSCVQAMTGHGGWPMSIFMTPDLKPFLAGTYFPPTSRYGMPGFRSLLQEIIQQWKHNRTKLAASSEKVFQYLWEEESQHQQFHGSLSEKLLERLVEDCQKDYDSDWGGFGKAPKFPQTGVLFALLHQYHHHEQPENLKMITHTLEQMARGGIYDQLGGGFHRYSVDEKWLIPHFEKMLYDNALLSRLYLEAYQLTRQKSFLDVALHTLQYLLRDMRDPLGGFYSAEDADSEGEEGKFYLWSLAEIEESLQDPQLFCHVYGITKEGNFEGRNVLHLLTPLGALSLQEQEKLALDRQILLEKRNKRIRPGLDDKILVDWNALLISSLAKAYQITGESLYLEAAQQAAQFIENNMIQEGRLYHLWRRSLGSTPGFLEDYANYILALLDLYECDFNINWLERAQNMMEKMKVLFWDPKDKAFFASSLEHGSLLVRKKVFNDDATPAGNAHAALALLRLGSYYEYGEYNQMAEQILSLHATAMQQAPKWYGTMLCAVDCYLSSMQQIVLLGDAQDKKIRDLLAVIYSEYLPHKVVALVDKSSQELPINKDKEGDPGTAFVCYQQRCFPPTSDPSKLRCLLKEGAALKRKLS
- a CDS encoding DUF6314 family protein; this encodes MAFIPQEQNHQILLAFWKSLKNITELTFISRTYSNDEKGWNGQGRGEVKVTKKSHTLLIFDERGTWHNQQGMQFNFYNVFQWGLDLKACKISLEHLRQGANRPIFLLHLVPSNPHLLSSLNSYFCKQDIYSGKVYFKPFSFQLTWRIKGPYKNEQIDYSYF
- a CDS encoding phosphatase PAP2 family protein → MISSYLPTITPCQRSWIAAYTDIGQVALPVISGGYTLFKKDYKGFGWLALSTLITQICLEILKRIVPEKRPTGSSRSFPSGNTAAAFLGPAFLVIRYGRSILSPAVAFSYLAAIGVAIGRVLIKVHWPHDVLAGAALASSISYLTIPRL
- a CDS encoding DUF378 domain-containing protein; amino-acid sequence: MKTLDIVTAILLAVGGLNWGLVGLFDFNLVEFIFGQFPAIARLIYALVGGAAVYQLFQWKTLKQCCK
- a CDS encoding GNAT family N-acetyltransferase is translated as MANKIVIQTKRLILRSWIENDLEPFAQLNGDERVMEYFPYRLNKEESDQMAKRMQAKIETEGWGCWAVSRLDTQKFIGFIGLNTVDKPTFPLHFAPCTEVGWRLAYESWGRGYATEGAEACLKYAFEILKLAEIVSFTAAQNRRSMAVMRKIGMHYHPAEDFNHPRISEGHWLRRHVLYRLKASEWQKMIIGKKDK
- a CDS encoding DUF648 domain-containing protein, with translation MPNNVGFFTAIEYGQKAKTRTQSILEKVDNYFYFSGKKAQVIQGKTKNGTVRTILLRGNSSLLARVGKVASYFTIVIPLLMLIAKAILRSTHHFRLINPKKKLEKGINISEHTISKIQHLMPKILFRKDDNEIEWLSTSNNLVFKLRESPQLVFKTTYSAWGVDGKGKLPIMFDGQMDRRFKNMIKAKEVCLARELGLLVIPQAKKFTVNVQDNKYVFIAEESLDVNADESSQEHLYYTYSKELNETIRQLAIFIAKTGFNDISWRNIPLLNEAADYDGPRRVGLIDVEYMKNVVDGFKGDNRSRGLIKCATTESQIDAIIDEAYKQSGALTSEEAQTLKNQRLDELEFENKLRHFYEQNGIKTGREPIQVDINSLGLDLTEEGQATFLTVKKGKIKSKEQTLTLKKAVEDVISQINKLIQDTPEQASLRGKRYVFLNTSHPPLQQYNLLRLPTEKFTLNKEDVKKIWVRQIIQALLEKGHLFKLVIVNSQQFFIQA